A single window of Bombus pascuorum chromosome 1, iyBomPasc1.1, whole genome shotgun sequence DNA harbors:
- the LOC132916048 gene encoding periodic tryptophan protein 1 homolog isoform X2 — MSIIPCTAWVKKGVASTNPTKIQLTPKELNRIIKHKQPELIPPVGNDSDKKHNKVKGQKSEVESSEIDEYNFDKYDDERNIHCNIGNIASFEEDGIDPLITKEDDDSEKDDDIIKSNDNLVLIGRVDGGGSILEVFVYNGDEDSFYCHHDILLPSFPLCLEWLEFDPSDSKPSNLCAIGDMTSIIQVWDLDLIDSLEPAYKLGRKPSKKKSHSYIGHRDAVLDLAWNKNYTHILASASADHTVQLWDLENGVPANKFTCFEKEIQTLKWHPNEGHHLLTGCADTVVRVLDCRYETVVKLWDALGEVEKVLWNSFDTNYCLVSTSNGYIQYMDIRKDKSIWDVQAHTEEVIGLSLSSSCPGLLVSAGNDGVIKVWDIINNKEPCSIWEKKTNLGALLCLAPNPDNPFVFAVGGDNKSHNYKIFDLLKIPKVRERFRERKLESNIKDTKTQEKKEEMMDVTEDKNSIIFNLHTINTASKRMERKV, encoded by the exons ATGAGTATAATACCGTGCACAGCATGGGTGAAAAAAGGTGTTGCTTCTACAAATCCTACAAAG ATTCAACTAACTCCAAAAGAATTAAACCGAATCATAAAACACAAACAACCTGAATTAATACC ACCTGTTGGAAATGATTCAGATAAAAAACACAATAAAGTTAAAGGACAAAAAAGTGAAGTAGAGTCCTCTGAAATagatgaatataattttgacaAATATGATGACGAAc GTAATATACACTGTAATATTGGTAATATTGCAAGTTTTGAGGAAGATGGAATAGATCCTCTTATAACAAAAGAAGATGACGATTCAGAAAAAGATgatgatattattaaaagtaaCGACAATCTTGTACTAATAGGCCGTGTAGATGGAGGTGGCAGTATCCTAGAAGTATTTG tGTATAATGGAGATGAAGATTCATTTTATTGTCATCATGATATATTGTTACCATCATTCCCATTATGTTTAGAATGGCTTGAGTTTGATCCTTCAGATTCAAAACCAA gtAACTTATGTGCAATTGGTGATATGACTTCTATCATACAAGTATGGGATTTAGATTTAATAGATTCTTTAGAACCAGCTTATAAACTTGGTCGCAAAccaagtaaaaagaaaagtcacAGCTATATTGGGCATAGAGATGCTGTATTAGATTTAgcatggaataaaaattatac ACATATACTTGCTAGTGCATCTGCTGATCATACAGTTCAGTTGTGGGATTTAGAAAATGGGGTTCCTGCTAACAAATTTACAtgttttgaaaaagaaattcaaacgTTAAAATGGCATCCAAACGAAGGTCATCACTTATTGACAGGTTGCGCAGATAC GGTGGTGAGAGTATTAGACTGTAGATATGAAACAGTTGTAAAATTATGGGATGCATTAGGAGAAGTGGAAAAAGTGTTATGGAATTCTTTTGATACAAATTATTGCTta GTCAGTACCTCTAATggatatatacaatatatggATATCAGGAAAGATAAATCAATTTGGGATGTGCAAGCTCACACAGAAGAAGTCATag GTTTATCGCTTAGCTCATCATGTCCTGGTCTTTTAGTTAGTGCAGGAAATGACGGTGTCATAAAGGTGTGGGATATTATTAACAACAAAGAGCCATGTTCTATTTGGGAAAAAAAGACTAATCTTGGTGCTTTGTTATGTCTTGCACCCAACCCAGATAATCCTTTTGTATTTGCTGTTGGTGGTGACAATAAAtcacataattataaaatatttgatcttttaaaaataccaaaag taCGCGAGAGGTTTCGGGAACGGAAGTTAGAAAGCAATATCAAAGATACCAAAacacaagaaaaaaaagaagaaatgatgGATGTAactgaagataaaaattcaataatttttaatctacACACAATTAATACAGCATCTAAAAGAATGGAAAGGAAAGTGTAA
- the LOC132916048 gene encoding periodic tryptophan protein 1 homolog isoform X1, with protein MSIIPCTAWVKKGVASTNPTKIQLTPKELNRIIKHKQPELIPPVGNDSDKKHNKVKGQKSEVESSEIDEYNFDKYDDEPGNIHCNIGNIASFEEDGIDPLITKEDDDSEKDDDIIKSNDNLVLIGRVDGGGSILEVFVYNGDEDSFYCHHDILLPSFPLCLEWLEFDPSDSKPSNLCAIGDMTSIIQVWDLDLIDSLEPAYKLGRKPSKKKSHSYIGHRDAVLDLAWNKNYTHILASASADHTVQLWDLENGVPANKFTCFEKEIQTLKWHPNEGHHLLTGCADTVVRVLDCRYETVVKLWDALGEVEKVLWNSFDTNYCLVSTSNGYIQYMDIRKDKSIWDVQAHTEEVIGLSLSSSCPGLLVSAGNDGVIKVWDIINNKEPCSIWEKKTNLGALLCLAPNPDNPFVFAVGGDNKSHNYKIFDLLKIPKVRERFRERKLESNIKDTKTQEKKEEMMDVTEDKNSIIFNLHTINTASKRMERKV; from the exons ATGAGTATAATACCGTGCACAGCATGGGTGAAAAAAGGTGTTGCTTCTACAAATCCTACAAAG ATTCAACTAACTCCAAAAGAATTAAACCGAATCATAAAACACAAACAACCTGAATTAATACC ACCTGTTGGAAATGATTCAGATAAAAAACACAATAAAGTTAAAGGACAAAAAAGTGAAGTAGAGTCCTCTGAAATagatgaatataattttgacaAATATGATGACGAAc CAGGTAATATACACTGTAATATTGGTAATATTGCAAGTTTTGAGGAAGATGGAATAGATCCTCTTATAACAAAAGAAGATGACGATTCAGAAAAAGATgatgatattattaaaagtaaCGACAATCTTGTACTAATAGGCCGTGTAGATGGAGGTGGCAGTATCCTAGAAGTATTTG tGTATAATGGAGATGAAGATTCATTTTATTGTCATCATGATATATTGTTACCATCATTCCCATTATGTTTAGAATGGCTTGAGTTTGATCCTTCAGATTCAAAACCAA gtAACTTATGTGCAATTGGTGATATGACTTCTATCATACAAGTATGGGATTTAGATTTAATAGATTCTTTAGAACCAGCTTATAAACTTGGTCGCAAAccaagtaaaaagaaaagtcacAGCTATATTGGGCATAGAGATGCTGTATTAGATTTAgcatggaataaaaattatac ACATATACTTGCTAGTGCATCTGCTGATCATACAGTTCAGTTGTGGGATTTAGAAAATGGGGTTCCTGCTAACAAATTTACAtgttttgaaaaagaaattcaaacgTTAAAATGGCATCCAAACGAAGGTCATCACTTATTGACAGGTTGCGCAGATAC GGTGGTGAGAGTATTAGACTGTAGATATGAAACAGTTGTAAAATTATGGGATGCATTAGGAGAAGTGGAAAAAGTGTTATGGAATTCTTTTGATACAAATTATTGCTta GTCAGTACCTCTAATggatatatacaatatatggATATCAGGAAAGATAAATCAATTTGGGATGTGCAAGCTCACACAGAAGAAGTCATag GTTTATCGCTTAGCTCATCATGTCCTGGTCTTTTAGTTAGTGCAGGAAATGACGGTGTCATAAAGGTGTGGGATATTATTAACAACAAAGAGCCATGTTCTATTTGGGAAAAAAAGACTAATCTTGGTGCTTTGTTATGTCTTGCACCCAACCCAGATAATCCTTTTGTATTTGCTGTTGGTGGTGACAATAAAtcacataattataaaatatttgatcttttaaaaataccaaaag taCGCGAGAGGTTTCGGGAACGGAAGTTAGAAAGCAATATCAAAGATACCAAAacacaagaaaaaaaagaagaaatgatgGATGTAactgaagataaaaattcaataatttttaatctacACACAATTAATACAGCATCTAAAAGAATGGAAAGGAAAGTGTAA
- the LOC132916200 gene encoding PAT complex subunit Asterix, translating to MNSSSDPRRPEREVRYKPSVAGSQAQSDDNATPDYMNILGMTFSMCGLMMRLKWCAWVSLYCSCISFANSKVSDDTKQILSSFMLSISAVVMSYLQNPQPMTPPWASAIQ from the coding sequence ATGAATAGTTCATCGGATCCTAGACGTCCGGAACGAGAAGTTCGGTACAAACCGAGTGTGGCAGGCAGTCAGGCACAATCAGACGACAATGCAACTCCagattatatgaatatattaggAATGACCTTTAGCATGTGTGGTTTAATGATGAGATTAAAATGGTGTGCATGGGTTTCACTATATTGCTCATGTATTAGTTTTGCTAATTCTAAAGTGAGTGACGATACTAAACAAATACTTAGCAGTTTTATGTTATCCATATCAGCAGTTGTAATGTCGTACTTACAAAATCCACAACCCATGACTCCACCATGGGCATCTGCGATACAATAA